From Calditrichota bacterium, one genomic window encodes:
- a CDS encoding periplasmic heavy metal sensor: MKASKIYLSMILAVLVLSASLVAQNPNRMKQRGEAREGRSFRKEKMMNLPGLTDEQKEKMKEIKISGMKAMKPIRNQLGEKLAKLQTLETAEKPNMSAINETIDEISSLKTAQAKLRAGNKQRIRALLNDEQKLFFDAKGHGKGGKHGRGMGKRGQCMQQ, from the coding sequence ATGAAAGCATCAAAAATATATTTATCAATGATACTTGCAGTATTAGTTTTATCAGCAAGCTTAGTTGCCCAAAACCCTAATCGAATGAAACAACGCGGGGAAGCAAGAGAAGGCAGATCATTTAGAAAAGAAAAAATGATGAATTTACCAGGACTAACAGATGAACAAAAAGAGAAAATGAAGGAAATTAAGATCAGCGGAATGAAAGCGATGAAACCAATAAGAAATCAGCTTGGTGAAAAGTTAGCAAAATTACAAACACTTGAAACCGCCGAAAAACCAAATATGAGCGCAATCAATGAAACTATTGATGAGATATCATCTTTAAAAACGGCACAGGCTAAATTACGCGCCGGCAACAAACAAAGAATACGTGCCCTGTTAAACGATGAGCAAAAATTATTTTTTGACGCAAAAGGCCATGGAAAAGGTGGAAAACATGGACGTGGAATGGGAAAACGCGGCCAATGTATGCAGCAATAA
- a CDS encoding amino acid permease, producing the protein MTSPVEPTSQVKKKISLTTAIAIVVANMIGTGIFTTTGIMANYLPNSSWIVTCWLLGGLIALSGALSYSELSTRMPEEGGEYVYLKKLYHPVVGFLTGWTSFFVGFSAPIAGAAISFAAYFLAGSNLVLFEGFLTSGQSLKVIGILVVILFTAIHYFGVKFGSIIQNSLTVLKILIILGLSITGILFGGGNIELFSDSMSFSVAEGGFGVAMMLVMFSYSGWNASTYIAGELVNPKKTLPRSLISGTLIVIGLYLLLNIFILKEVPFQDIRDSIAIVEQVSTHAFGSWVGDIFGLLISIALLSSLSAFIIIGPRVYYAMAIDKMFFSFASRISPKYEVPGYSILVQGLLAVFMVLVGTFEQLLIYIGFALNIFPWLAVFGLFLARKRKIGEEFAVKTWGYPVIPIFFLISSFLIMVAAFINRPVESITAIVTVLVGIPIYYLMMVNVKKKRDGV; encoded by the coding sequence ATGACATCTCCCGTGGAACCGACAAGTCAGGTTAAGAAAAAAATCAGCTTAACAACCGCAATTGCTATTGTTGTTGCTAATATGATAGGTACCGGAATATTTACAACAACGGGCATTATGGCGAATTATTTGCCAAATTCAAGCTGGATAGTTACCTGTTGGCTGCTAGGCGGACTTATTGCATTAAGTGGTGCTTTAAGTTATTCAGAACTTTCTACGCGTATGCCGGAAGAAGGTGGCGAATATGTGTACTTAAAAAAACTATATCACCCTGTTGTGGGCTTTTTAACTGGCTGGACAAGCTTTTTTGTTGGGTTCTCCGCACCAATCGCCGGGGCCGCGATTAGCTTTGCAGCTTACTTTTTAGCCGGATCCAATTTAGTTTTGTTTGAAGGTTTTCTAACTTCAGGACAAAGCCTAAAAGTAATTGGAATTCTGGTTGTAATTTTATTTACTGCCATCCATTATTTTGGAGTAAAATTTGGTTCAATTATTCAAAATAGCTTAACAGTCCTTAAAATTTTAATTATTCTTGGATTGTCAATAACCGGGATTCTATTTGGTGGCGGAAATATCGAGTTATTTTCAGACAGTATGTCATTTTCAGTTGCAGAAGGTGGATTTGGTGTGGCCATGATGTTGGTTATGTTTTCTTATAGTGGGTGGAATGCAAGCACTTATATTGCAGGTGAATTAGTTAATCCCAAGAAAACTTTGCCACGCTCGCTTATAAGCGGTACTCTTATCGTGATTGGACTATATTTATTACTAAATATTTTTATTTTAAAGGAAGTCCCTTTTCAGGATATAAGAGATAGTATTGCCATTGTTGAACAGGTTTCAACTCATGCTTTTGGAAGCTGGGTTGGAGATATTTTCGGGCTTCTTATAAGTATTGCATTGTTATCCTCGCTAAGTGCATTTATAATTATTGGTCCACGCGTTTATTATGCCATGGCCATTGATAAGATGTTTTTTTCTTTTGCATCTCGCATAAGCCCAAAATATGAGGTACCGGGATATTCGATTTTAGTTCAAGGGCTTTTAGCCGTTTTCATGGTCTTGGTGGGGACCTTTGAACAACTGCTAATTTATATAGGCTTTGCACTGAATATTTTTCCATGGCTGGCCGTATTTGGTTTATTTCTGGCGCGTAAACGGAAAATTGGCGAAGAATTCGCAGTTAAAACCTGGGGGTATCCGGTTATCCCAATCTTTTTTTTAATCAGTAGTTTTCTAATAATGGTAGCAGCCTTTATAAATAGACCTGTTGAATCAATTACAGCTATAGTTACTGTTTTGGTAGGAATTCCAATTTATTATTTAATGATGGTAAACGTAAAAAAGAAAAGGGATGGCGTTTAA
- a CDS encoding class I SAM-dependent methyltransferase: MKRTLTFIMFPLFFVVFVFCGSQMDRAKHFNKLARAPEWKPDEVIKTLDIQKGDFIGDLGSGGGYYTFRFAEETGSEGKVFAADINQEFLKSIELDAKEKGISNIQTILAKTDDSNFEENSLDLIFIRNTFHHFDNKNQYIKKLAGKIKKDGRIAIIDYKKESSSGPFGHNITKEDVLESLKGNGLIIEKEYKFLEKQYFFILKKK, translated from the coding sequence ATGAAGAGAACATTAACCTTTATTATGTTTCCATTGTTTTTTGTAGTTTTTGTTTTCTGTGGTTCACAAATGGACCGCGCTAAACATTTTAATAAACTTGCAAGAGCGCCTGAATGGAAACCGGATGAAGTCATAAAAACACTGGATATTCAAAAAGGTGATTTCATCGGAGATTTAGGATCTGGTGGGGGCTATTATACCTTTCGGTTTGCTGAAGAAACCGGTAGTGAAGGAAAAGTTTTTGCAGCCGATATCAATCAGGAGTTCTTAAAAAGTATTGAACTGGATGCAAAAGAAAAAGGGATTTCAAATATCCAGACAATTCTGGCAAAAACGGATGATTCAAATTTTGAAGAAAACTCCCTGGATCTGATTTTTATCAGAAATACTTTTCATCATTTTGATAATAAAAATCAGTATATAAAGAAATTAGCCGGAAAAATTAAAAAGGATGGGCGGATTGCAATTATTGATTATAAGAAGGAATCATCGTCCGGACCATTTGGCCACAATATTACTAAAGAAGATGTTTTGGAATCACTCAAAGGCAATGGTTTAATTATTGAAAAAGAATACAAATTCCTGGAAAAGCAGTATTTTTTCATCTTAAAAAAGAAGTAA
- the ggt gene encoding gamma-glutamyltransferase: MSIKTIFFLIIYSVTTLFANNGRTPAYAKNGMVVSTSIIASEVGRDILKKGGNAIDAVVATAFALAVTIPQAGNIGGGGFLVLHKTNGDVTTFDFREKAPLAATKEMYLNKDGKVLNNSNHDSLIAVGVPGTVAGLYKAHKKYGKLDWADLVEPAIKLAEEGFPFTWYLYNDVTRDYSEKLAKFASTKRKFINNKGELYQPGELWPQPDLAKTLKRIQQHGHDGFYKGETAKLLAKFMRENGGIITEEDLAKYQAVERKPVRGNYRGFDVWSMPPPASGGVAILEMLNILEGYNLKGMGHNSALYLHLLTEAMRRAFADRAQYLGDPDFNKNMPVQKLISKEHAKTLRSGIDFFKASESDSSKFNQTFDKHNTTHFSVVDSEGNAVSLTYTIEQWWGSKIVAEGLGFFLNNEMGDFNAIPGLTNRKGRIGTKANIIEPEKRMLSSMSPTIVAKDGKPVLVIGSPGGRTIINTTLQVILNVIDHEMNIGQAIEAGRIHHQWLPDKTYYEEWQLSPDTKRLYESMGHILYEKGVTLGRAMGIYVDYESGIISGAADTRSPDGGAAGY, translated from the coding sequence ATGTCAATAAAAACTATTTTCTTTCTGATCATTTATTCTGTTACCACACTTTTTGCCAATAATGGACGTACTCCTGCATATGCCAAGAATGGAATGGTCGTTTCTACTTCAATCATTGCATCGGAGGTAGGGCGCGACATTCTAAAAAAGGGTGGAAATGCAATAGATGCAGTGGTTGCAACGGCTTTTGCACTTGCGGTTACAATCCCGCAAGCAGGAAATATAGGTGGTGGAGGCTTTTTAGTTTTACACAAAACAAACGGCGATGTAACTACGTTTGATTTTAGAGAAAAAGCACCACTTGCAGCAACAAAAGAAATGTATCTGAACAAAGATGGCAAAGTTTTAAATAATTCCAATCATGATAGTCTAATTGCTGTTGGAGTTCCTGGAACCGTAGCAGGGCTTTACAAGGCGCATAAAAAATATGGCAAGCTTGATTGGGCCGATTTGGTTGAACCGGCAATTAAACTTGCAGAGGAGGGTTTCCCATTTACATGGTATTTGTATAACGATGTTACAAGAGATTATTCGGAAAAATTAGCAAAATTTGCTTCAACTAAAAGAAAATTTATAAACAATAAAGGTGAACTATATCAGCCCGGAGAACTTTGGCCACAACCTGATCTTGCCAAAACTCTTAAAAGAATCCAGCAACACGGTCACGATGGTTTTTACAAAGGTGAAACAGCAAAACTACTGGCCAAATTTATGAGAGAAAACGGTGGAATAATCACAGAAGAAGATCTTGCAAAGTACCAAGCTGTAGAGCGAAAGCCAGTTCGTGGTAATTATAGAGGTTTCGATGTTTGGTCTATGCCACCACCTGCTTCCGGTGGAGTGGCGATTCTTGAAATGCTAAATATTCTTGAAGGTTATAATCTCAAAGGGATGGGACACAACTCCGCACTTTATTTGCACTTACTAACAGAAGCAATGCGCAGGGCGTTTGCTGACCGGGCACAATATCTGGGTGATCCGGATTTTAATAAGAATATGCCTGTTCAGAAACTGATTTCCAAAGAACATGCTAAAACACTTCGTTCAGGGATTGATTTTTTTAAGGCTTCTGAAAGTGACTCTTCTAAGTTTAACCAGACTTTTGACAAACACAATACTACCCATTTTTCAGTTGTTGATTCTGAAGGAAATGCGGTTTCTTTGACCTACACAATAGAGCAGTGGTGGGGCAGTAAAATAGTAGCAGAAGGTCTGGGATTTTTCCTTAATAACGAAATGGGCGATTTTAATGCAATCCCCGGATTAACAAACAGAAAAGGTCGCATTGGAACAAAGGCAAATATAATCGAGCCGGAAAAACGAATGCTTTCCAGTATGTCGCCAACAATAGTTGCCAAAGACGGTAAACCTGTTCTTGTTATTGGTAGCCCTGGAGGACGAACCATAATTAATACAACATTGCAGGTTATTCTGAATGTAATTGATCATGAAATGAATATTGGGCAGGCAATTGAAGCGGGGCGAATTCATCATCAATGGCTTCCGGATAAAACTTATTATGAAGAGTGGCAACTCTCGCCGGATACAAAAAGATTGTATGAAAGTATGGGCCATATATTGTATGAAAAGGGAGTTACATTGGGCAGGGCAATGGGCATTTATGTTGATTATGAATCCGGAATTATATCCGGTGCGGCTGATACACGTAGCCCGGATGGTGGCGCCGCAGGCTATTGA
- a CDS encoding SDR family NAD(P)-dependent oxidoreductase: protein MKEKKYTLQDIQNCILLLENLVENSEQISGLSKEEKRKLYEAAGKIARPSPEERKKRRTDKKLAKREAAKKPDKIARANTGIRGARLNDVFKAPKELPLNRIDKEIEPDSLSSARNCYVCKTEFTTLHHFYDTMCKSCGDLNYKKRFQSASLFGRVALITGSRLKIGYHATLMLLRAGATVIATTRFPVDSALRYSKEEDFPEWKARLHIFGLDLRHTPSVEIFGRYIEQAYDRLDIIINNAAQTVRRPPGFYSHLIENESRSINLFSKDVQNLLTDYDECKNTLAALCKPENENGSNLPVSWHSEGPGIGIRASAKLSQIPYNFDNSIVAKEVFPAGKLDVYLQQVDLRKTNSWRLKLGEIETPEMLEVQLVNSVAPFVLNNRLVNLMKQDNTGQKHIVNVTAMEGKFYRFTKADRHPHTNMAKAALNMLTHTSASDLAKYGIFMNAVDTGWVTDEDPIELSKFKQNVHDFQPPLDIVDGAARVCDPIFDGIITGKHWVGKFLKDYFPIDW from the coding sequence ATGAAAGAAAAAAAATATACTTTGCAGGATATTCAAAACTGCATCTTACTTCTTGAGAACCTTGTTGAAAACAGCGAGCAAATAAGCGGGCTAAGTAAAGAAGAAAAACGGAAACTTTATGAAGCTGCAGGCAAAATTGCCAGACCTTCACCCGAAGAACGTAAGAAACGCCGCACAGATAAAAAACTTGCCAAACGGGAAGCCGCAAAAAAACCGGATAAAATTGCCCGGGCTAATACAGGAATCCGCGGAGCACGATTAAATGATGTTTTTAAAGCGCCGAAAGAACTGCCTTTAAACCGGATTGATAAAGAAATTGAACCTGACAGTCTTAGCTCAGCGCGGAATTGTTATGTTTGCAAAACAGAATTTACAACCCTGCATCATTTTTATGATACGATGTGCAAGTCATGCGGAGATTTGAATTATAAAAAGCGTTTTCAATCCGCTTCTCTCTTTGGCCGGGTTGCCTTAATTACAGGTTCAAGGCTGAAGATCGGCTATCATGCAACATTGATGCTGCTTCGTGCAGGAGCTACTGTGATTGCAACAACTCGTTTTCCGGTAGATTCTGCTTTGCGTTATTCAAAAGAAGAAGATTTTCCTGAGTGGAAAGCCCGTTTGCATATTTTTGGATTGGATTTGCGCCATACACCAAGCGTAGAAATTTTTGGCAGGTATATTGAGCAAGCTTATGACCGCCTGGATATAATTATCAACAATGCTGCACAAACTGTACGGCGCCCGCCTGGGTTCTATTCACACTTAATAGAAAATGAATCAAGATCCATAAATTTGTTCTCCAAAGATGTACAAAATCTTTTAACGGATTATGATGAGTGTAAAAATACTCTGGCGGCACTGTGTAAACCAGAGAATGAAAATGGTTCAAATCTGCCGGTTAGTTGGCATAGCGAGGGTCCCGGCATCGGGATACGTGCTTCTGCAAAGCTTTCTCAAATCCCATATAATTTTGATAATTCAATTGTAGCTAAAGAAGTTTTTCCCGCTGGCAAGCTGGATGTTTACCTTCAACAGGTTGATCTTCGAAAAACAAATAGCTGGCGATTAAAACTTGGGGAAATTGAAACTCCGGAAATGCTCGAGGTGCAACTTGTGAATTCAGTGGCACCTTTTGTTTTAAACAATCGACTGGTAAACCTGATGAAACAGGATAATACAGGACAAAAGCACATTGTCAATGTTACGGCGATGGAAGGCAAGTTTTACAGATTTACAAAAGCAGACCGTCATCCACATACAAATATGGCCAAAGCAGCGTTAAATATGTTAACCCATACATCGGCAAGTGATTTGGCAAAATACGGCATTTTTATGAATGCGGTTGATACTGGTTGGGTAACTGATGAAGATCCAATCGAGCTTTCTAAATTCAAACAAAATGTACATGATTTTCAGCCGCCACTTGATATTGTAGATGGTGCTGCAAGGGTTTGTGATCCTATTTTTGATGGTATTATCACAGGCAAACACTGGGTTGGTAAATTCCTTAAAGACTATTTTCCAATTGATTGGTAA
- a CDS encoding Gfo/Idh/MocA family oxidoreductase, with protein sequence MNKNKTLKWGIIGAGIIGHKMAEALNINPDCHLHAVASKSATKAKQFADEHNIENACTYQEIVSDNEIDIIYVATTHNFHYENTKLALEHGKHVLVEKAFTVNAKEAKELVGLARKNNLFLMEAMWTRFLPSLRNLKNVIQNHEIGEVKNLNISFGGFVGPEYEKRLTEPDLAGGVTLDMGIYPISVVCFLLGELPTEIKSMTRFSDLGVDEISNYMFRFPSGCFANISTSYNLKMRNQAEIYGSRGYIEFPEFHKGDRFTIFEHDGTNEIKDVKKVVENNHENGFIYQVEEVVNCINNGKQESDIIPLDETVAIMEIMDKMRDEWGFKYPFE encoded by the coding sequence TTGAACAAAAACAAAACACTAAAATGGGGTATTATTGGAGCCGGGATTATTGGCCATAAAATGGCAGAGGCCCTTAATATTAATCCGGATTGCCACTTACATGCAGTTGCCTCGAAATCTGCTACAAAAGCAAAACAGTTTGCTGATGAGCATAATATAGAAAATGCCTGCACTTACCAGGAAATTGTTAGCGACAACGAAATTGATATTATTTATGTAGCTACAACTCATAATTTCCATTACGAAAACACCAAGCTTGCTTTGGAACATGGAAAACATGTTTTGGTAGAAAAGGCTTTTACTGTAAATGCAAAGGAAGCAAAAGAACTTGTAGGCCTGGCACGGAAAAATAATCTTTTTTTAATGGAAGCCATGTGGACAAGGTTTTTACCAAGCCTTAGAAATTTGAAGAATGTTATTCAAAATCATGAAATAGGCGAAGTAAAAAATCTAAATATTTCTTTTGGTGGGTTTGTTGGTCCTGAATATGAAAAAAGACTTACAGAACCCGACCTTGCAGGCGGTGTTACTTTGGATATGGGAATTTACCCTATTTCTGTTGTTTGTTTTTTACTTGGTGAGCTTCCAACGGAAATAAAATCAATGACACGTTTTAGCGATTTGGGTGTTGATGAAATATCAAATTATATGTTTCGTTTTCCATCCGGCTGTTTTGCAAATATTTCTACAAGTTATAATCTCAAAATGAGAAATCAGGCTGAAATTTATGGCAGTAGAGGATATATTGAATTTCCAGAATTTCACAAAGGTGATCGATTTACAATTTTTGAACATGATGGCACGAACGAAATAAAAGACGTCAAAAAAGTTGTTGAAAATAATCATGAAAATGGTTTTATATACCAGGTTGAAGAAGTAGTTAATTGTATAAATAATGGTAAACAGGAAAGTGACATTATTCCGTTAGATGAGACAGTTGCAATCATGGAAATTATGGATAAAATGAGAGACGAATGGGGTTTTAAATATCCCTTTGAGTGA
- a CDS encoding type II toxin-antitoxin system VapC family toxin, translating to MTGIDTNLLVRFLVNDDEIQAKEVLRIFKNAERKKDYFFVSILVTLELIWVLKAVYNLPREQIVLAIESLISMPILKLEKLDAIHKMVSESKQKSNDLSDLLIAHCSFLSGCEKILTFDKRAAKHNLFKQI from the coding sequence ATGACAGGGATAGATACAAACCTTCTTGTTCGTTTTCTTGTAAATGACGATGAAATTCAGGCCAAAGAAGTTTTACGGATATTTAAGAATGCTGAAAGGAAAAAGGACTATTTTTTTGTTTCAATACTTGTTACCCTTGAGCTGATTTGGGTTTTGAAAGCAGTGTACAATTTGCCACGAGAGCAGATTGTGTTGGCTATTGAAAGTTTAATTTCAATGCCGATTTTGAAACTCGAAAAGCTTGATGCAATTCATAAAATGGTTTCAGAATCAAAACAAAAAAGTAATGATCTTTCAGACTTGTTGATTGCACATTGTTCTTTTTTAAGTGGTTGTGAAAAAATCCTCACTTTTGACAAGAGAGCTGCCAAACATAATTTATTTAAACAGATATAA
- a CDS encoding AbrB/MazE/SpoVT family DNA-binding domain-containing protein has translation MIEAAITSKGQVTIPKKIRETLHIQTGDKIGFILSEKGEVIIRSISKSVDEVFGLLSSKKKNSFSIDEMNNELGRSFSERKI, from the coding sequence ATGATCGAAGCAGCGATAACATCAAAAGGACAGGTTACAATTCCTAAAAAAATAAGAGAGACTCTACACATTCAGACAGGTGATAAAATTGGTTTTATTTTATCCGAGAAAGGGGAAGTTATAATACGGTCTATTTCCAAATCTGTTGATGAAGTGTTTGGCCTTTTATCATCAAAGAAAAAGAACTCTTTTAGTATTGATGAGATGAATAATGAGTTGGGCAGATCATTTTCTGAAAGAAAGATATGA
- a CDS encoding glycosyl hydrolase, translated as MRTLFLIAVFFLSLFTFSLAEDKSPMNSSTFSGLKFRSIGPALASGRIGDLAVNPDNPSHFYVAVASGGVWRTYNAGTTFEPIFDNEGSYSIGCITMDPNNPLNLWVGTGENNSQRSVSYGDGVYKSIDGGTSWTHMGLKNSQHIAKILVDPRDSNTIYVASQGPLWNSGGERGLYKSTDGGKNWKNVIEVDEHTGVTDILFDPRNPDIIYAATYQRQRRVWTLLNGGPGSGLHKSVDGGKSWKKLSKGLPKGEIGRIGLAVSPVNPDVVYAIVEATPEEKGFYRSTDAGENWKKMSNHISRSPQYYQEIICDPVDVNRVYSMDTWMMVTLDGGKTWKQVGEKYKHVDNHALWINPKQPDYMLAGCDGGVYETFDKGATWKFFDNLPVTQFYKVTVDNDAPFYNVYAGTQDNATLGGPSRNTSINGIRNADWFVTVFGDGFETQVDPTDPNIIYSQYQYGGLVRFDKKSGEMVSIQPQADKGAPALRWNWDSALKISPHNNQRLYFGANILFRSDDRGNSWKAVSPDLTRQIDRNKLKIMDKVWSIDAIAKNKSTSFFGNIVSFDESPLKEGLLYVGTDDGLIQVSENGGTNWKKIAEFSGVPGMSYVSHIQVSLHKEKVVYATFDNHKKGDFKPYVLKSTNNGNSWTSISGNLPERGTVYTIAEDHVNPDLLFVGTEFGVFFTIDGGKDWIQLKGGLPTIAVFDIDIQRRESDLVLGTFGRGIYILDDYSPLRQINNKELDAGAKTFPVKKSWMFIESAPLGLAKKSMQGDNYYIAENPPVGAVFNYYLKESLKSLKEIRQEKEKKQKDDFYPSWDALEKEKKEEKPSVILTIRDEANQIVRRIEGSSKSGIHRVSWDMRYPESAPVNLKPRARSVFDSGPLAPLAAPGNYTMTLEKKVKGVYTELGQKQTFECVPLNNTTLPALNKKEVLAFQKKTARMQRAIWGSGQVVREIDSRIKHLKKGLFDTPARIKELQNEIKSLEEKIAEIKLGLSGNSVIRGHSEPVPPSINNRINEIIYGAWASTSEITETHKKNYKIAGEEFTPVLAKLKSALKDLEMIEQKAEVIGTPITPGRVPDWKME; from the coding sequence GTGCGTACTCTATTTCTAATTGCCGTATTCTTTCTTTCCCTTTTTACATTTTCGCTTGCAGAAGATAAATCTCCAATGAACAGCTCTACATTTAGCGGACTGAAATTCCGTTCTATAGGCCCGGCGCTTGCTTCTGGCCGCATTGGCGATCTGGCAGTTAATCCGGACAATCCATCTCATTTTTATGTAGCTGTGGCCTCCGGTGGTGTGTGGCGCACTTACAATGCCGGAACAACCTTTGAGCCAATCTTTGATAATGAAGGCTCTTACTCCATCGGTTGTATCACCATGGATCCCAATAATCCACTGAACCTTTGGGTTGGAACAGGTGAAAATAACAGCCAACGAAGCGTTTCATATGGAGACGGAGTGTATAAGTCGATTGATGGCGGGACAAGTTGGACGCATATGGGGCTAAAAAACTCACAGCATATCGCCAAAATTCTGGTTGACCCACGTGATTCAAACACAATATATGTGGCTTCACAGGGGCCACTGTGGAATTCAGGTGGGGAACGTGGTTTATATAAAAGTACTGATGGCGGTAAAAACTGGAAAAATGTAATTGAAGTGGATGAGCATACTGGAGTAACAGATATTCTGTTTGATCCCAGAAACCCGGATATTATTTATGCGGCAACATATCAACGCCAGCGCCGTGTCTGGACGCTTTTAAATGGTGGACCCGGTTCAGGATTACACAAATCTGTTGATGGTGGCAAAAGTTGGAAAAAACTGAGTAAGGGTTTGCCAAAAGGCGAAATTGGCCGCATTGGTCTGGCAGTTTCTCCTGTTAATCCGGATGTGGTCTACGCAATTGTTGAAGCCACTCCTGAAGAGAAGGGTTTTTACAGATCAACAGATGCCGGTGAAAACTGGAAGAAAATGAGTAATCATATTAGCCGTTCACCGCAATATTACCAGGAAATTATCTGTGATCCTGTTGATGTAAATCGCGTTTATTCGATGGATACCTGGATGATGGTGACGCTTGATGGCGGTAAAACATGGAAACAGGTTGGAGAAAAATATAAGCACGTAGACAATCATGCATTATGGATAAACCCCAAACAACCGGATTATATGCTGGCTGGTTGCGACGGTGGTGTTTATGAGACTTTCGATAAGGGTGCAACCTGGAAATTTTTCGATAATTTGCCCGTTACACAATTCTACAAAGTAACAGTAGATAATGATGCTCCTTTTTATAATGTATATGCAGGTACGCAGGATAATGCTACGCTTGGCGGTCCATCTCGCAACACTTCAATAAATGGAATTCGTAATGCAGATTGGTTTGTAACAGTTTTTGGAGATGGCTTTGAAACACAGGTTGATCCAACAGATCCAAATATCATTTATTCCCAATATCAGTATGGCGGACTTGTAAGATTTGATAAAAAAAGTGGAGAAATGGTATCCATTCAGCCACAAGCGGATAAAGGCGCGCCGGCACTTCGTTGGAATTGGGATTCTGCATTGAAAATCAGCCCTCATAATAATCAGCGCCTTTATTTTGGTGCCAACATTCTTTTTCGCAGCGATGATCGTGGAAATAGCTGGAAAGCTGTTAGCCCTGATTTAACGAGACAGATTGATCGTAATAAATTGAAAATAATGGATAAGGTTTGGAGTATTGATGCCATAGCCAAAAATAAATCCACCTCATTTTTTGGTAATATTGTCTCCTTTGATGAATCGCCCCTTAAGGAAGGTTTACTTTATGTAGGAACGGATGACGGGCTTATCCAGGTTTCAGAAAATGGAGGGACAAACTGGAAAAAAATCGCGGAGTTTAGCGGTGTCCCGGGTATGAGCTATGTGAGTCATATTCAGGTTTCTTTGCATAAAGAGAAAGTTGTTTACGCCACTTTTGATAATCATAAAAAAGGTGATTTTAAGCCTTATGTTTTAAAAAGTACAAATAATGGAAATTCATGGACTTCAATATCAGGTAATTTACCTGAAAGAGGTACGGTTTATACAATTGCTGAAGATCATGTTAATCCTGATTTGTTATTTGTCGGAACGGAGTTTGGCGTATTTTTTACAATAGATGGTGGCAAGGATTGGATTCAACTTAAGGGCGGGTTACCAACTATTGCCGTTTTTGATATAGACATTCAGCGCCGAGAAAGTGATTTAGTTCTGGGAACGTTTGGCAGGGGAATTTATATTCTTGACGATTATTCACCGTTGCGACAGATTAATAATAAAGAGCTGGATGCCGGAGCAAAAACTTTTCCTGTTAAGAAAAGCTGGATGTTTATAGAAAGTGCACCATTAGGTCTTGCAAAAAAATCAATGCAGGGTGATAATTATTATATTGCAGAAAATCCTCCTGTAGGAGCCGTATTTAATTACTATCTAAAGGAAAGCTTGAAATCTCTTAAAGAGATTCGCCAGGAAAAAGAAAAGAAACAAAAAGATGATTTCTATCCTTCTTGGGATGCATTGGAAAAGGAAAAGAAAGAAGAAAAGCCATCCGTTATTTTGACTATCCGTGATGAAGCGAATCAAATTGTTAGGAGGATAGAGGGATCTTCAAAGTCTGGAATCCATCGTGTTAGCTGGGATATGCGCTATCCTGAATCGGCACCGGTTAATCTAAAGCCACGGGCAAGAAGTGTTTTTGATTCCGGTCCATTAGCCCCATTGGCGGCTCCCGGAAACTACACAATGACCCTGGAAAAAAAGGTAAAAGGTGTTTATACCGAATTAGGCCAAAAACAAACATTTGAATGTGTTCCATTAAATAATACAACTTTGCCTGCATTAAATAAAAAAGAAGTCTTGGCTTTTCAGAAAAAGACCGCACGAATGCAAAGGGCAATTTGGGGATCAGGACAAGTTGTACGTGAAATTGACAGCCGAATCAAACATCTTAAAAAAGGTTTATTTGATACACCCGCCAGGATAAAAGAGTTACAGAATGAGATTAAATCGCTGGAAGAAAAAATTGCAGAAATTAAATTAGGTTTAAGTGGAAATAGCGTTATTCGTGGACATAGTGAGCCTGTACCGCCATCAATAAATAATCGTATTAATGAAATAATTTATGGTGCGTGGGCTTCTACATCTGAAATAACAGAAACACATAAAAAGAATTATAAAATTGCCGGGGAAGAATTTACACCTGTCTTAGCCAAGTTAAAATCTGCTTTAAAAGATTTAGAAATGATTGAGCAAAAAGCTGAGGTTATTGGTACGCCAATTACTCCCGGCCGTGTTCCGGATTGGAAGATGGAGTAG